ATTTTGAGTAAAACGTATTTTTACGATCCGCCTAATCGACTCAAGGCGACTTCTTCCTCCGTGAAATACGAACGTCCTAGTCTTCTGATGATCGACTGAGAGGTTTATGAAAATGTAATGGAGTTTTCTTTAAGAATGATTCCAGGCGCGCTGAGGATTCACGCTCTTGGATAAGGAAGTTTTTCCGGTTTTTCTTTTTATACTCGTAGGCTTTTCGTTAGGAGGTCTTTGGTTTTTTATCTCAGGAAGAAAAAAGAATCCTGAAGAAAGAAAAAAAAGAACCGCAAAGTATTGGTCGTACGCCGGAATCGTAGTCGGAGCGACCTTTCTGTCCACGTTAGGCGGGATTTACTGGAGCCTATTTTGTTTTTTGGTTTCAATCGGAGCAATCTACGAACTGAAAAGAACGGTTCGTGATTTTTCCGTAGGATTGCAGATTGCGATAATTCTATTCGGCATTTTGACTCTTGGTCTATTTTGCAAGAGCGGTTTTCTTTTCTCGAATCGAGTCCTGGTTTTGATCTATCTCAGTGTAGCCGTTTTCGACGCGTTTAGTCAATTGACCGGGCAGAGTTTGGGAAAAACCAAAATGGCGCCTCAAATCAGTCCTAACAAAACATGGGAAGGGTTTGCAGGAGGGATCTTATTTACAGCGTTGTTCGGCATTTTCTTCTTCTGGGTGATCGGTAAGAACGTGATCGAATCCTTACCGCTCACGTTTGGAATCGCGATCTTGGGTTTGAGCGGTGACTTGAGTGCGAGTTGGTTGAAGAGAAAAGCAAAGATCAAAGATTATTCTAATCTCCTTCCGGGACACGGAGGAATTTTAGACCGTTTCGATTCTCTGATCTTTACTCTTGCGAGTTTTGTTTTGTTAAGCGAATTGAAAGTCTACTCTATTCGATTCTAAAAACAATCCTACTTCAATTCCCCGAAAGAAAGAACGTTGGTCGGACAGTTTACGACACAGGCCGAACAACGGACGCACTGAACGTTGTCCATCGGGATTCCTTTGTTGGCGTAGCTCATAACATCAATTCCCTGATGACAGACCTTTGTACAGATATTGCAAGAGATACATTTTTTCTTTTCGGAGAAAATTCTAAATCGGCTGAACTTTGCGTAGATATGCATGAGCGCGGACAGAGGACAAAAAAATCTGCACCAGACTCTTCCGCTTAAAAAGAAATACGCTCCCACTCCGACAACGCCGGCTAACATCAAGTCTACGACGACGTCATACACCTTCTTTCCGCTATCTCCTAGACTTCCCAAAACGTGAGTAAAAGGAAACCAAGAAGAAAGAAAAATTTCACTCAGCTTGAGGATTGTAATCACAGTTGCAAAAAGAAGAATCCACTGTCCCGCATTCTCTAATTGATTCGCGAGTTTTCCATGAGGCATCTTGGTTCTTGTCTCGTCGCCTAATGTTTCTGCAAGACCTCCGCAGGAGCAAATCCAACCGCAATAAGCTCCCTTTCCGAAACGATAGACGAGATAAGGGATAACGACAAAGGTTTGTAGAATGCCGTAGACCAACCAGAAGGTTGTAATCCCTGCGTTGTAAAAAATTCCCATATTCAAAGGCCACGCGAGAATAAATCCGTATGCGTTCCAATAAGCTCCGTATGGAAAAACCTGCGTTAGTAGAAATCCGTTAGGATCACCTAACAGACCATTTTGCCCTAAGAAGGGAAGTATGATTTCCGGTAAAAGAAAGAGTGGAAATACTTGGATCAGAATTAAAGTCCAGGTTTGTTTTCGAATATACTTTGTGGGCCTTGCCTTCATTCTTCTCAAACCAAAAGTGAGAATGGTGAGAGAATACAAAAGAGTATAATGAAATCCGGGTTGTTTTCCTAAAAACAAAAAGTCAAAATATTTACCTCCCGCATAAACTGTGATAAAATAAGCGGCCGCGGAAAATATATAAATATTTTTGAATGTATTCCAAAAATCGGAAAACAATTCCTTCCTTTTTTTAAAGAGATGAATTGAAAACGGAAGTCCGAGGCCTAAAAAGGCAAATAGGGATACGAGAGCGATCAGAGAGTAGGTCGCACTTCCGTAAAAAGACGCTTTTCCAAAATAGACTACGTTTGCAAAAAGAATCATTTCAATAAATCCGATCCAATCCCAAAAACGTTTTTGATTCTGAATTCTAAGTCCTATCTTTTTTAAAAATTCTATCGGAGCACTTGAACCGATTTGAATCAAAACGCTCGAGTTTGTAATCGTTCGAGAAGTGTCGGCCTTGTTTTTTGATTCGGTCTTTCGGAGTTTGACTTCTTTTTCTCCGATTTCTTCCACTTCGCTTTCATTTAAGAATTCTATCTTTCCCTCTTGGATCAGCGATTCTAATCTCTCTTTATTCTCAAATTTGGGGCGCACGAGTTCTTTCCCTCGATAAGAAAGTCGAGTTGAGTTCGCATAATCGCTGATTGCGATCGCGGCCTCTATCGCGGAATCTCCTCCGCCGACGACGAGAACGTCTTCTTTTTCAAAGTCTTTTGGGTCGATCAATCGATGATAGACTTTGGGCAATTCTTCTCCAGGCACTTGAAGATTTCTTGCGTCTCCGCTCTTTCCGATCGCAAGGATCACTTCCTTTGTCAGAAAATTTTTTCCATTTTCGCATGATACCGAAAAGCCTAAGTTGTCTTTTCGAATCTGTGTTACCCGAGCTCCGATTTCCAGGGGAAGATTCCATTTTTTGAGCGAAGACTGAAGGTCTTCCAAAAGACTTTCTTTGGTGCCGTTGAGAATTCGAATCTCCGAATTTGTATGCAAATCCTCCGGCTCTGCGAAGATCGGTTTGCCTTTTGGATAACTTTTTACCGTGTGAAAGGAATCATTGGATTCTAATATAATGAATTTATAATTTAATTTAGAGAGTTCGATTCCTGCGGAGATTCCGGCCGGTCCGGCTCCGACGATGAGAACGTCGTAAATAAGATCGTTTGTCTTTTTGGTTTGAGAAGAATTTTCATTCTTTCTTTTGATTTCTTGGACTACTTTGTATCCGCTCTCAACTGCGAATTTGAGAAGAGGAAGTCCCGTTAGATCTCCGATTACTCGAATTCCCGGCAAAGAACTTTCAAAGGAATCCGTGACTTCCGGATAGATTTCTACGGGGCCTTCGGGGGCGTTGTTGTGCAACCAAGAGAAATAACGGGAGAGGAGGGGAATCTTTACCTTCATGAATTTTCCTTTTTACTCGGAGATTGGATTCTATTCTCGATTTGTTTCTGTTTCCGAAAGTCGGAAGTTCGTCCGGTATAAGATTCTACTTGATTCTAAAAAAGTTACAAGGTCTTTTTAAATATAGGATCGCGGAGGAAGGAAGGGAATTTATAAAATTCTAATATACTCTGCAGATTGTATAAGAGTCTGTTCCCAACTTTTCGTTAAGCTAAAGGTCTTTGCATCCGCTAATCTCTTCGGGAACGTCATGGCGATTCAATTTTATCCTTAGACGGACTTTAGTCCGGATCCAGTAAATTTTAAGAAAAAAATTTGTCGGAACAAGGAGGAAAGCTCTGAAAGCAGATCTTGCGGTGATCGGTGAGGGCGAGAGCAAAAGTAGGAACTCATACTTTTTTCGAATTTCAAAAATACATTCAAAAAACAGAATGTATTTCTCTCCGATAAAACAAAGAGAATTCTAAACTAAAAGTAAGAAGGGGGAAAATCACCGAATTTTGAGGGAAAATTCGGTATGGAGCTTGTCGGGATCGAACCGACGACCTTCTGAATGCAAATCAGATGCTCTCCCAGCTGAGCTAAAGCCCCTTATCAAATACCGGATGGGCCTGATGTGATTTGAACACATGACCCCACGCTTATCAAGCGTGTGCTCTAACCAGCTGAGCTACAGGCCCGGTAAGAGACATGTTTTTAATTGAGTTCTCAAAAGCAACAGTTTTTTAAGAAAAAAACGTTCTCGGTTTTTAAACTAAAATCCGTCTCTCCGATAAACTCGGATCTGGTGATCTAAGAAATCCGAAATTACAAGATATCGATTGTCCGGAGAAACGTCGAGGCCCGTCGGCTGATTTCCGGCTTCCCAAAATTCCTTAACCGTATCGGTCGCCGTGTCAATGACGTAGACTCTTCCAAGGACCAGTCCTTTTTTGAGATAACCTTCCGTCGGATTGTTCGGTCCTCGGCAAGAAACGTAGAGATACTTTCCATCGGGAGAAAGTGCAATCGTATTCGGTTTATCGAATACAGGAATCGTCTTTTGAACCTTCTTTTCTTTGAGGTCATAGACTTCGATTTTGCTACAGCACATATCGGAGACGTAGATTTTATTTTCAACAGGACCGGGAACGATATGTCTTTTGTTACCGGGAGGTCCGATCGTATCGATGAGCTTTTCTTTTTCCATGGAATAGATTCCGAGTCTTCCGCCGCTCGATTCTTGATTGCTCGCGGAGAACTGAGCGATATACAATTCCTTTCCGTCTTTAGAAAGAAGAAGTCCTCTCGGAAGTCCGATCTTATCAGTCTTACGAATTTCGGTTTTTGTTTTTCTATCGATTACGGAAATGTCTTCGCTGATCCAATTGGAACAATACACGAGATCTCTCGTAGGATCGTAGAGAAGAATCTTAGACCATTTTCCCGAAAGATCCACCGTCGCTTTATACGCGAGAGTTTTTAAATCGAAGACGTGGACCGCGTTAGCCTGCATCTGGCTCACCCAGAGTTCGTTGTGTTCCGGGATCGAGATCGTTTCCACAAACCCAAGTTTCTTTTTATATTTTTCGGGAGGCGAAAGGCGAACGGTTTCTCCCGTTTTGATATCGAGAACGTCCATCCCTTCGTCCTCTAAAAGAGGAATCGCGAGTCTTGTATTATCGATAAAACGAACGCTCTTGGGTTGTAGACCCGTTTTCAGACGCATCGTAAAACGATGAGTCACACCTTCCTTATCAAGCGCGATCAGCTTCTCGTTCAAGTCCGCCGCGCTCTTCGCATAATATGAAGAATTTTGAAAACCGGGAGAGGACAGTTTTAATTCGATTCCTTTTCCGTCCGAGTAAACGGGAACTTCCATTTCGACGAGTCCGATGCTCTTATCTGTTTCCAAAACCTTAAAGGGAAGAATCTCGTCTCCCGTTTTTACGACGGTTCCTTTGTAAGGATGGATGCTGAATTTTACGAGAGCGCTTCCGCTTTTTTCCCGGTTGGAAGGAGAGGATATCAGCGAAGAATTTCCGCTCTCGCAACAAACGAGAAATAGAAAGATCGGAACCAACAGGAACGCGTTCGGTTTGAAAAACGATTTTTTAAATTTTGAGTTCATTGGACACTCCGGAGTATTTTGAGTCTTTTTTTGGCGGAATTTGATTTCCGAGGATTAAGTTCACCCATCGGAAAGGACGTATTAGAAAATGATAGAATGCTAATGTGATTGAAAGGACTAAAAAAAGATGAAGCAGAAACTTTTCGGCGATTCCAAAGGAACTTTGGACGACGTAAAACCCCGCGAGCAAAGAGACGGGATGATGTACGAGATAAATCGGCAAACTCGCAGTTCTCATATATTCCGTATATTTGTTCTTAAAGTCGAAGAATTTTTGAAAGACTCCGATTAGAAGTCGAATCATGAGCCAACCGGTCGCGCACTTCAAAGCGATATGAAGAATTCTTCTCCAACTTCCCGTATAACCGAAGTAAGACCAAAACGGATCGATTCTACTGATCTCATAAAAACCCCAGAAGCTGAGGAGGGCGAGACTTCCCCAGATCCAAAATTTATCGGACTGAGGTTCTAAGAGAAGAATCTCCTTTGAAACAAGAAGGCTTCCGCAAAGAAAGAATGCATAGTTGTAAACAAAGTTCACGGGTTCGATCGCGTACCAGGAATCGTCCTTCATATAAAAAAGATTGATCGCGCAAGTTCCTACGACGCTGATCAACGTAAAGGTAGAGACCGTTTTTAATTCTTGAATGAATGTCTTTTGATTCGGTTCCTTTTTGAGAAGAGCCGCGAGCGGAAGTGTGATTCTTCTTATGAAAAGATGGAGGATCGTAAAAAGAATCAAGAAGTAAAGAAACCATAGGTGAGAAGGCCGAATGTTTCCATTTAAGAAAATTCTAAAATAGAAATCCAGATAAGAATGATATTCCCCCGCTTGCAAAAGAGAAACGAAGGATTGCATCGGTGCGAAGAGTAAAATTCCGATCACCGTCGGAATGAAGATCCGAAAGATCCGCATCTTCAAAAATTCTTTGAGAGTTTTGGATCGAAAGATTACTTCTGTGAAATACCCGGAAAGAAAAAAGAATAGGGGCATTCTAAAAATGTGGACCCATTCTCCGAATACGTCGAAGATCTCGGATCGTTGTTCGTTTCGAAGCGGATATTTGATTTCGGCCGCGTAGACGATCGCTACGTGAAATACAAGTCCGAGCAAAAGGGCAAAGGAACGAAGATTGTCTAAGTAAAAGAGTCGTTTTCTGTTATTTTCTTTTACTACTAAAGATGGCTTCGAGTTCAAGCATCCACCGTGTATTTAAAAAGGGCTTCTCGGATAATCAAAGTGGAAGGATCTTCTTTTTGCTGTTCCACCATTTTATCTTTTACTAATAGACTGATGGAATGCACCAAGTCCTGGTGTTCCAAACCCACTCTTAATATCGCCCATTTCATAAAGTGATTGAGATGAATTCGATACGAGGTTCCGTCTTGTTCTCCGTGAGTCTGAGAAAAATTGATAAGCGCAGAGGTTACTAAATTCTTCTTGTCCGCTTTCAATAAGGAAGCGATTGTTTTGTTGGTTTCTCTCAATCGTGAAGAAAGAATTTTCACGACCTTCATAGAAAAACCGGGATTGGTTTGTATGAGATTAAAAAAGGCTCCTTCGTTGATCGCGATGAGAGAGACGTCGGTTCTTGCGACCGCTCTCGCGCTCCGAGGAGTTTTGTCGATCAGTGCCATTTCGCCGAACATATCCCCCTCTTTTAATTCTACGAGGAGTTTATAAGCTTCCTTTACTTTTTTGTGAATGCCTACTTTTCCTTTTACAATCAGATACATCACTTCCGCTTCCTGATTCTCTTCAAAGATAATGTCGGATTCCTTATATTCAATGCCCAGTTTATGGACCATGGATTCGGATATTTTCATAGTTCGTAGCTGACCTTATTTATAATGTGAAAAGAATTCTGATCTGAGAATGGTTCAAAATTTTTCGGAGAGGTCTGCACCAGCTTCGAGGGTTAGGGAACCAGAATCAATCAAAATCTATGATCCTTTTTTATCGCAAAAACGACAGGTTCTCATTTTGGATTTTTTTAAAATCGTTATCGAATCATAGGATGAATAGAAACTTATAATTGTGGAAATTCATGTTGACTCTTCGTCCGTCTCGATGTTCCTTTAGGGTCTTTAGAACTCACGCTGGAGGAAGCATGAACCGGACACGGATTCTTGCCGTTTTTTCAATTCTTATTTTATTCGGAATTGGATTCTATATATTCAAACCCTCTCCGATTGATCCTTTGGCTTACTTTCCTCCTCCCGCTCCTGCGATGGAAGGCGCCTTTGCCCCCAATCAATTGTTAGTGGATGCGGAATGGATCGCGCAAGGAAAGTTGCAAGGCCCGGAAGATATGGAAGTGGATGATCATGGAAACATCTACGCGTCCTGCGAAAACGGGAGAATCATACATATTTCTCCGGAAGGGAATATCAAAGCGCACGCTGCTACCGGCGGGCGACCCTTGGGTAGCAAACTTCTCTCGGATGGACGTTTGATCGTCGCCGACGCGGACAAGGGTCTTTTGGAGATTGGTGCGAAGGGGGAGATTAAGGTTTTGAGCACGGAAGCGGACGGCCTCCCGTTTCGATTTACTGACGATCTCGACGTAGCCAAGGACGGTACCGTTTACTTTTCGGACGCTTCGGATAAATACGGAAGTCAGGAATATCTCTATGATTTGATGGAAGCAAGGCCGAACGGAAGACTCTTGAGATACAATCCTTCCACGGGCAAATCCGAGGTTTTGTTAAAAGAATTATATTTTGCTAATGGGATTGCGCTTTCTCAAAACGAAGACTTTGTTTTAGTCAATGAAACGTATCGTTATCGAATTCGACGTTATTGGCTCAAAGGCCCCAAGGCAGGTCAGAATGATTTTTTTATAGAAAATCTTCCCGGATTTCCGGACAATATCTCCGCAGATGGAAACGGAACTTTTTATCTCGCACTCTTTACGGTTCGAAATTCTTTGTTGGATTCTATCTTACATCCGCGCCCCGGGCTCAAATCCTTTATAACAAAACTTCCAAAGTTTCTCTGGCCAAAGGCGCAACCATACGGATTCGTTCTTCTTTTGGACGAGAACGGAATTCCTCTTCGGAGTTTTCAGGAACCGTCCGGAAAACATTTAAAGGCGATTACTTCCGCAAAATATAAAAATGGTTTTCTCTATTTAGGCAGTCTTCATAATGATCGAATCGGAAAATATAAATTGAATCCGTAGTGGAACGTTATGCGGAACGGATTTTATTAAGAAGCAAGAATGAAGAAAAAAAAGAAATTTCCTTTTGAGACCGAGGCGACGTTGCAATTGATGTCCGCGATATCGGATCCGGTAAAACTCAAGATCGCAAAGATTCTTTCTTGTCACAGGGAAGTAAAAGCCGGGGACGTCGCGAAAGAATTTGATATTTCAAGAACTACGATCTCTCACCACTTGAACAAGATGAAACTTTTAAATCTTGTTTCCTCTAGAAAAGAGGGAAAGGAAATCTATTACTCTGTTGATAAAACTCTGATCGTAAACACTCTAAAAGAAGTTGTAAAATTTTTGGAATCCTAAAAGAATTGCGATATGTCGATGAGTGTGAACATATAAATATGTAGGCCGCCGATTTCTAAGGGAGGAAGAATGGATTTTACAATACCAGATGAAGTGGAAGAAGTTAAAAAGAGAATTCGCGATTTCGTAGAAAACTACGCGATTCCCGCAGAGGCTCATTACGATTACGATCACGGAAGAATGCCCGAGAAAGTCACCGAAGAGCTGAGAAAAAAAGTAAAAGAACTCGGGCTCTGGACTCCGCACCTTCCTAAATCCGAAGGTGGTCTCGGTTTGGACATGGTCGGAACCGCGATTATATTCTCCGAACTTGGAAGATCTCCGATCGCACCTTATCTCTGTAACTGCGACGCACCCGACGAAGGGAACATGCATCTTTTGCATATCGCCGCCAATAAAGAACAAAAAGAAAAATATTATTATCCGTTAACTCAGGGAAAAATTCGTTCCGCATTTGCAATGACGGAACCTCCTCCCGGCGCCGGCGCCGATCCTCAAACTCTTTTTACAAACGCGGTCAAAGACGGAAACGAATACGTCATCAACGGTCACAAATGGTATTGCACGGGCGCGAACGGAGCCGCGTTCCTGATCGTGATGTCCAAGGTGGCGGATTCTTTTAGAAGAACCACGATGTTTCTAGTTCCGACGGATGCTCCCGGTTATACGATGGTAAGAGAAATCGGAGTGATGGGTTCTCACGGTCCGGGCGGTCACTGCGAATTAAAATTTGAAAACGTCCGAGTTCCCGAATCTTCAATTCTCGGAAGAGTGGGGGAAGGATTCAAATGGTCTCAAGAACGTCTGGGGCCCGCTCGTCTAACGCACTGTATGCGATGGATCGGGCTCGCAAGACGATCGATGGAGATCGCGAGAGAATACGCGCTCAAGAGACAGGTTTTCGGACAAAGAATCGCGGATCATCAGGGAATTCAATGGATGTTCGCGGAATCCGCGCTCGAAATAGAATCGGGATATATGCTTACTCTCAAGGCGGCTCATACTCTTAGAGCGGGCGAAGACGCGAGACAGATTATTTCCATGGCAAAGTGGAGCGTTTCCGAAACTCTCTGCAAGGTGATCGATCGTGCGATTCAAATCTGCGGATCCCACGGTTACGGAAGAGATATGAAATTGGAATTGTTTTACAGAGACGCAAGAGCAGCGAGGATCGCCGACGGACCGAGCGAGGTCCACAAGATGGTGATCGGAAGAAATTTGGTGAGCGGAAAACACGATTTTTAGAATATTAGAATCTACTAAACTATGAACGATACAGAATTAAAGAATGTTTTGGAAGGATATCTTTCCGGACGACTGAAGGGAAAAACCGAAATCCACGCGATGGTTTCTCTGAGCGGAGGAGCCTGCCAGGAAAACTTTTTAGCGGAGCTTAAAGTTTTGGACGGACCGGAACAAGGATCCTATGAAACCGTATTTCGAACCGACAAAGGAGCCGCCTTGCTGGCTTCTTTGAGTCGTGAGGACGAATTCGGAGTTTGTGATCTCGCTTACAAAGCGGGAGTCAAAACTCCGAGGCCGTTTTGGCTGGAGACTGATCGTTCCGTTACAGGAAGTCCGTTTTATTTTATGCAAAAAATTTCAGGTAAGGCCACCGGAAGATACATCGTAAAAGACGCTTCGCTTAACAAAATTCGCAAACAACTCACTGTCGATCTCGCAGAGAATCTCGCCAAGATCCATTCCGTGAAACCCGAAAGCTGTAAGGACGAGAAGTTAAAAAAGACTCTTTGGATGGGACAGGATCCGAAAGACAAAGTTGTCGCGACCGGCTCGATTCATTCTCTTCGATTGGAATTGGAGAGAATGAAGGAAAGTTATCCCGCGATGGAAATGATTCTCAACTGGTTGGAGAAAAAAGCAAAACCGTCCGAGGACGTCGTATTGATTCACGGAGATTTTAGAACCGGAAACTTTATGGTCACTCCGGACGGCCTACAAGGAATCGTGGATTGGGAGTTCGCTCACTGGGGCGACCGTCACGAAGATCTGACTTGGCTTTGTATGAGAGATTGGAGATTCGGAAAGTTGAATAAGGAAGCGGGCGGATTTGCAGATCGTTCTGAATTCTACGAAGCGTATGAAAAGGCTTCCGGCGTAACTTTGGATTCTGCGATGGTCACTTATTGGGAAGTGATGGGAAATCTACGATGGGCGATCGGTTGTATCGGCCAAGCCGAAAGACATCTTTCCGGTAAGGACAAAGGGATAGAGCTCGCGGCGATCGGAAGAAGAGCGTGTGAAATGGAATACGAAGCGATGAGGATCATAGAAAATGCAAGATAAACCGAGTTCAACGGATCTTCTGGATGCGATTCAGGATTTTCTAATGAAGGAAGTCCTTCCTCAATTCAAAGATAAGGATTTATTATCTTACAAAACATTAGTAAGTTGGAATATGTTGGGAGTGATCTCCCGTGAGATTCGTTCCGGAGAAGAATTGCTCGATAAAGAGCTCTTAAGACTCTCTAAACTTTTAAAAAAGAACGTTTCCTTTCCGGTAACCCTCAACGAAAAAAAGAATCTCGCACATACATGGAACTTCGAACTTCGCGATAAGATCCGAGAAGAAAAATTATCAGTTGAAAATACGGAATACTGGAATCACGTCAAAGAAACCGTGAGAGAAAAGGTGGAAGTCACCAACCCTAGATTCACAACGGAAAGTTAAGTAAGAATTCATGTCCGTCGTTTATCTCGTTCGTCACGGCCAGGCCAATTCTCAAGGATCGGATTACGATCTCCTCACTCCGCACGGAAAAAAACAAGCCTTCGAGCTCGGAAAGTTTATGGCGACCAACGGAGACGTTCCAGATCGGATCATCACGGGAACGATGCGTAGACATTTGGAAACCGGAGAATCTTTTTTAGAAGGTGTTCGGTCCGTCGCGGGAGAACAGGAAAAATTCTCCATAGATTCTTTTATACACAGAGACGCGGGCTGGAACGAATTCGCTCCGGAACTCTGGGGTTCTTATTCTAAGTTGATCGCTTCGAAAAAACCCGAATTCGAAAAAACTCTCGCTCAATTCGGCAAAGTCAGGCTGAAGGGCGGGATTCGATCCGCGGCTTTGTTTTTCAAATTGACTGAAGAAATTCTCAGAGTTTGGAGAGAGGGAAAAGAAACTCCGGATGGAATCGAAACGTATAAACGTTTTGAAGAAAGAGTATTCAATTCTTCTAATGTTTGGTTTTCTCCTTCGGATAAGGAAAGAAATTTTATTTTCACATCGGGAACTCCCATATCTTTAGTGTTAAATCGACTTCTACGCCAAGACGAGGATAGTTTTGCCTGGATGCCTTGGATCTGGAACACGTCCGTAAGCACGTTTCGCTGGGTCAGAGGAAAATATCTTCCCGTTTCCATAAACGGCGTCCCCCATCTGCAAGAAAAAAACAATCGCACTCTATTTTGATCTTATTTTAGGGATAATTTTATTTAGAATCCCGCTTTGAGAGTCTTATCTATGAGAAAATAGGTCGACGGAAAGAACGATTAACGTCTATACTGTTCGTCGTTTGTGAGCGATTGATGACAATACGACAAAGTCATTCTCGACCCTCGATACCCAAGGCCGGAATTTGGATATTTTGGATCAGTACAATCTTAGTATTCGTTTCCTTTTTTGGAAATTATTACTACGAAGAGAGAAACGTAGACAGGCTCATAGACAATATTCATTGGACGATTTCTTATCTTTGTGCAGCGGTCCTTGCATGGATCGGATATATCGCTGCGGAAGGCGGCATCCATCGTTTTCGACTCTGGTTTGCGCTCGGACTTACCGCCAACGCGCTCGGGCAACTTTCCTGGGCGATTCAAGTTTATCTGGACTACTATGTCACTCCCACACCAAGCGATTATCTTTTTCCGTGGGTCGCGCCTTGTTTTGTCATCGGCTACTCTATTATAGTTATTGAATGTAATAAGGAAAGAACCCGCGCTGTAATTCTCGACGCACTCGGTTTGACCACTGCGATTCTAACTCTTTCCTTGGCTTTATATCTTCCTCAGAGAGAAGGAGTTAGCGTTTCACAACTGCTTCCTTTGATCAATCATCCAGTTTCGTTTTTGACCGCGGCCGCGCTCGGAGTTCTTTTGATTCCGCTTCTTCGTCTTCAACCGGATCGTTACTGGTTTATGTTTCTGTTGGGAATGTGGGGAACGGGCTTTAGCTGGTTGATATGGAATACACTTTTTATTTCCGACATTCCCCCGGACGGAACTTTTCTCAACGCGGGTTTTTCCGTTTCCGCGCTCGTCATGGGTTACGGTTCTTTGACTTGGTTTCCAAGGTTCAATGAAAGTCCGATATGGGAAAGACGATACGAATCCGCGCTTCGACTTTTGCCTTTGTTTGAAGTTGTCGCGAGTTCGATCACGATCGTTTTAGCGGGAACTCTTCCCGGTCTTCCGCAAGGTGTAAGAATCGTAGCTTGGACCGGAACTACCATCGTTGTAATTATCGCGAGCGTGAGACAAAGTTTTTTAGTAAGCGAGATGACGGAGACCGAACAAAAGATTCGTTCGATCAACGAGGGTCTGGAAGGAATCGTCACCAGACGTACGGAAGAATTAAGAACCGTAAATCAATATCTCGTTTCCAAAAACGAACAAGTCCTCAATGCAATGGAAGAATTGAGGAGCGCGCAGAAACAACTCATTCGTTCCGAAAAGATGGCCGTGCTCGGACAATTGGTGGCTGGGATCGCTCACGAACTCAATACTCCTCTCGGCGCGATCGTTTCTTCCAATGAAGGAATCCGTTCGGTGTTGTACAATTCTTGGGAAGGATTGTTGAGGGACTATTCCGGTTTTACGGAATCTCAAAAATCAAAATGGGAAATCTTGTTCTCTAAAGGAATTTCTCCGAGAGAATTTTACGATACAAAGGAAGAGAGAAACAAAAGAAAAAAAATCTCCGTTTTGTTAAGCGAACAAGGAATCGCAGAAGGAATGCGTATCGCCGATATTCTTACCGATTTGGGACTCAGTCCCGAGGACGTTGTAGAAGTATTG
This is a stretch of genomic DNA from Leptospira tipperaryensis. It encodes these proteins:
- a CDS encoding sensor histidine kinase → MTIRQSHSRPSIPKAGIWIFWISTILVFVSFFGNYYYEERNVDRLIDNIHWTISYLCAAVLAWIGYIAAEGGIHRFRLWFALGLTANALGQLSWAIQVYLDYYVTPTPSDYLFPWVAPCFVIGYSIIVIECNKERTRAVILDALGLTTAILTLSLALYLPQREGVSVSQLLPLINHPVSFLTAAALGVLLIPLLRLQPDRYWFMFLLGMWGTGFSWLIWNTLFISDIPPDGTFLNAGFSVSALVMGYGSLTWFPRFNESPIWERRYESALRLLPLFEVVASSITIVLAGTLPGLPQGVRIVAWTGTTIVVIIASVRQSFLVSEMTETEQKIRSINEGLEGIVTRRTEELRTVNQYLVSKNEQVLNAMEELRSAQKQLIRSEKMAVLGQLVAGIAHELNTPLGAIVSSNEGIRSVLYNSWEGLLRDYSGFTESQKSKWEILFSKGISPREFYDTKEERNKRKKISVLLSEQGIAEGMRIADILTDLGLSPEDVVEVLKGLNKKDNLLLIAQNALSLSSLARASFTIEKAAEKASLVIQALKEYAYKDRSGTAMGPVDIRKQLETVLTLYYSKYKTEVQIVRDMPETLMAWGNAEALTQVWTNLIGNALYAMNYKGKMKISCSASPMSWVISISDSGVGIEETIRDRIFEPFFTTKPSGAGTGLGLDICRRIIDDHNGKISFETSEKGTTFFVVLPIRNPNSESI